TTTCCTAATACTTTCACGTCAGTTCTTCTAATTGGTTGTGTGTAACCCGCTTCGGCCATTAATAAAGCATGTTTCTTAGCTTCAGCAATCTGACGGTCTTTGTTTACAACAATAATATCTTTACCGTGTTGTAAAAGTCCAGTGTCAAACGCTTCATAACCAGAAGTAGATACTTTCGCCATAGCGATAGTTAAGAAATATTCTTGAAGTACATTTAATTCCACATCATTTTTGCGGAATAAATCAGAAGCTCTTAAAGCCATTTCTTTAGATCCACCACCACCAGGAAGTACACCAACACCAAATTCAACCAATCCCATATACGTTTCAGCTGCAGCTACTACCTTATCAGCATGTAAGCTCATTTCGCAACCACCACCAAAAGTCATTCCGTGAGGAGCAACTACAACAGGAATACCAGAGTAACGAACGCGCATCATAGTGTCTTGAAACATTTTGATAGCCATATTCAACTCATCATATTCTTGTTCTACTGCCATCATGAAAATCATTCCGATATTAGCACCTACAGAGAAATTCGCTGCTTGATTACCAATAACTAAACCTTGATATTCTTTTTCAGATAAGTCAATTGCTTTGTTAATTGCTTGAAGAACATCGCCTCCAATTGTATTCATTTTAGATTGGAATTCTAAGTTTAAAATTCCGTCTCCTAAATCTTGTATTATAGCACCACTATTGCTCCAAACTTTTTTGCTTTCGCGAATGTTGTTAAGGATGATAAAAGCATCTTGTCCCGGAACTTTAGTTTGTGATTTTGTTGGAATGTTATAAAAGTACGTTGCACCTTCTTTTACAGAATAAAAGCTTTTGCTACCAGAAGCGATCATGTCATTTACCCAAGCAGCAGGAGCTAAACCTTCGGCTTTCATGATTTCGATTCCGTTTTCGACACCAATTGCATCCCAAATTTCGAAAGGACCATTTTCCCATCCGAAACCAGCTTTCATAGCATCGTCAATTTTATATAATTCGTCTGCTATTTCAGGAATTCTGTTAGAAACGTAAGCAAACATACCAGTAAAACTTTTGCGGTAAAATTCACCAGCTTTGTCTTTTCCTTTTACCAAAACTTTAAAACGATTGATCGGTTTATCGATAGTTTTAGTTAGTTCAAGAGTAGCAAAATTTGCTTTTTTAGCAGCACGATATTCTAAAGTGTCTAAATCAAGAGTAAGGATATCTTTATCTACTTTTTTGTAGAAACCTTGACCTGTTTTACTTCCTAACCAATTGTTCTCCATCATTTTTGTGATGAAATCAGGAAGTTTAAATAATTCGTGTTGTTCATCGGTTGGGCAGTTTTCGTAAATACCGTTGGCAACGTGTACCAAAGTATCTAAACCTACCACATCGACAGTACGGAAAGTAGCTGATTTTGGGCGACCAATTACTGGACCAGTCAATTTATCAACTTCTTCAATCGTTAATCCCATTTCTTTAACCAAATGAAACAAACTTTGAATACCATAAATACCAATTCTGTTTCCGATAAAAGCAGGAGTGTCTTTAGCAACAACCGAAGTTTTTCCTAAAAACTTAGAGCCATATTCATTTAAGAAATCCAATACCTCAGTAGACGTTTTTGGACCAGGAATAATTTCAAATAATTTTAAGTAACGCGCAGGGTTAAAAAAGTGTGTCCCGCAGAAATGTTGTTGAAAGTCTTCGCTTCTTCCTTCGCTCATAAAATGAATCGGAATACCAGATGTGTTAGATGTTACTAAAGTTCCTGGTTTACGGAATTTCTCAATTTGTTCAAAAACAAGTTTTTTAATATCAAGACGTTCCACAACAACTTCAATAATCCAATCAACATTGGCAATTTTAGCCATATCATCGGTTGTATTTCCAGTCGTGATTCGGCTAGCAAATTTCTGACTGTAAATAGGAGATGGCTTAGATTTTAATGAGTTAGTAAGATGTTCATTTACAATTCTGTTTCTTACGGCTTTGCTTTCTAGAGTTAAGCCTTTTTTAGTTTCAGCCTCTGTTAACTCACGAGGAATGATGTCAAGGAGTAAAACTTCAACACCAATGTTAGCAAAATGACAAGCTATTCCTGAACCCATAATTCCGGATCCGATTACGGCAATTTTTTTAATTGTGCGTTTCATTTTCAATTTTTTCTGTTTGATTAAATATATTTTTATCTTGTATTAATTCATTTATGATTTCTGAGACCTCAATAAAATGTTTTAATTTTTCTTCCGAAACATGGTTTCTAACCGTTTCATTAAATTTCAAGACAGTATTTTTAGATAAATCTCTTTTTTCTTTTCCAAAATCAGTCAAGTAGATCAAAACACCTCGACCATCGGTTGGATTTTTCTTGCGAACAATCAATCCTTTTTCTTCCATAGATTTAAGCGTTCTGGTTAAGCTAGTAGCTTCCATTCCCATTCTAGGACCTAATGCCGTCGATGGGGTGCCTTCTTCTTTATCGATACTTAATAAGGCAAAACCAGTAGCCATTGTTGCATCATATTTTGCAGCCTCTTCATTGTACATCCTTGATACGGCTTGCCAGGTTGCTCGTAAAATATAATCTATAGTCTTTTCTTTCATTTTGTAGATTGTATTTGATTATTTAATTTTAATGAGAAATACATTTCAACAGTATCTTTTACATTAATTTAAATCGAATTCGGTTATTGGCAACTATATCGATTTCAAATATAATAAAAAAATATTATGCATGCATAGTATTTCAAAAAATATTTTTTGGTTAGTTAAAAAATCTCTCTGAAACAGAGTAGATTAAGTTCTTTATTTTTGAATGTAATATACATTTTTTTTTAAAACTCTGGTTATTAGAATATTTTAAAAATTACACCAAATCAGTAATTTAGGATTTCATATCGTAGTTTCTTGCTTTGTAAATCTCCTATTTGAATATAACAATAATTAATCCTTGTATTTATGGTAAGCGTTCTTGAGTTTATCTTTAATTCGGGTTCGCAATTTACTAGGGCTTAACACTTCCAATCCGTCACCAAAACCTAAAAGTACCCGTTCTATTTCGTAATTAATTTTAAGTTTTAATGAAATGATAATGCTACCGTCTTCATTCTCTTTTTCTATTTTTTGCGAATTGTGTAATGGCTTAGTTATAACATACGGAGCATTTTCTCGGTCAACCCAAAGTTTTATAGTTCGAGCCTCCATGCCTTCATTAACGGTAACGCCAACAACATCTTTATAAAAAGCTTCGGCATCAAAATTTTCATCTATATAAGGAAGGTTAAAATCATAATCGATTTTTATAATTCGATCAAGGGCTAAATTCGTAATCGGAGCCTTCGATTTCTTTTTCCCAACCAAAAACCAACGATTGTTGAACTCCTTCAGAATCAAAGGATGAAAATTAAACTGTTGTTCCTCTCTCGATTTAAAAGATTTATAGGTAATAACAAGCACAATTTTTTTTATAATGGCTTGATAAATTTCGTCTAGATAATGCAATCCTTTTAGATTCTCATTTTTATCCAGATAAATAACCGAATTGGTATGTGATTTCTCCGAATAGATTTTATCTTCCAAGCGCTGCAGAATATCCGAAACATCACTAAACAAAGAGAAATCCTTAAATTGTTTTAGCATAGAAACTGTTTCTGTTAAGACATTCATATCCGTTTCTGTTAGCGGAATATTGGTAATCGAAAAACCCTCCTCATCGTATTTGTAAAATTTCTTATCATAAACAACAATAGGAGCATTGTATCCGAGTTTTTCGCTACGCATCAGTTGAATATCCATTTGTATGGTGCGTTTGCTAACCGGATTTTCTCTGCCCTCAAATTCAAATAAAGCATCCGAACAAGCCTCAATTAAATCATCGAGCGTCCAAGTTCGATATTGGTTCTGCAAGCACTTATCGATTGTTTTATAGCGAATCAGTGCATTTTTATTTTGTGACATAGTTTTGTTTTTTGGGCGTGTCCCGCTGAAAAAGCGGGTCAGGCTGTACACTGTATCTTTTTTGTGAGATCCTTCCTCTGTCAGGATAACACAAAAAAGGATGCCGTTTCCATCCTTCACGCAAAATTGATAACGAATCAAAATCAGTTTTTTAAAAGCGAATAAAATTATTTTCTTTTACTTTAGATGTAGTATTTTAAGGTTTAACCAATTCTGCTGGACTTCTTTTTATTCAAAGCCTGTGTTAATAAGCTATTCGGTATATTTTTTTTAAAATACATTTAAGTAGTTTACTCAAAAATAATATTCTTTTTTTAGTGCGCAAAATTATTGCGTAGTAAGATTTGAATATTTGCTCAAGAAATAAAACAACACAAATTGTTTAATTTTAAAATAGGAATTATGAAAACACAAATCAACGGATTTGAATTAATAGAATTAGGATTTCCGCAAGGGGAAGCAATTGGAGTTGCTTTAAAAATAAACAGCAAAAGAAACGGATTTACAAGAGACGCAATGATTGCTAAATTTAAAAGCGTTTTAGAAACTCCAGATAATTATATTGAGGATGCTATTTTTAGTAAACTAGCTATTGCTTTAATCGAAAAAGCAAATGAAAAACCAGAAGATTTTATAGCTTTAAATCTAAACCCCGATACCTATTCGGCTTACGGATTAGAACATATAGAGGATGGAGCCAGAAAACAAATGGAAGTTGCAATGCAATTACCTGTTACAGTTGCGGGAGCTTTAATGCCCGATGCGCATCAAGGTTATGGTTTGCCAATTGGAGGTGTTTTAGCAACCAAAAACGCAGTTATTCCCTATGGAGTTGGTGTTGATATTGGTTGCAGAATGGCGTTATCAGTTTATGATATTCCAGAAGGCTATTACTTTGAAAATGAGGATAAATTTAAAAGAGAATTAATCGCGCATTCTAAATTTGGAGCAGGACACGGTTTCCACGGGCAGTATAAAGCAGATCATGCTGTTTTAAGTAATGAAGCTTTTAATATGAGTCCATTTGTGAAAAATCTTAAAGATAAAGCGTGGTCACAATTAGGATCTTCGGGAGGAGGAAACCACTTTGTAGAATTCGGAATTATGGAATTTGCACAAGACGATGCTATTTTGAATATCCCGAAAGGTAAATATGTGGCTCTTTTAACGCATTCAGGATCCAGAGGAATGGGAGCAACACTAGCAGGGCATTATACAAAGATGGCTAAAGACGTTTGTAAACTTCCAGATGTTGCCAAAAACTTAGCGTATTTAGATATGAATTCGCAATTGGGACAAGAATATTGGATTGCAATGAATCTTGCAGGAGATTACGCTTCGGCTTGTCATGAGATTATTCACAGCAAAATGGAAAAAGCTTTGGGAGCAGTTGTTCTAGCTAAAGTTGAAAACCACCATAATTTTGCTTGGAAAGAAATCTGGAATGGCGAAGAAGTAATTGTGCATAGAAAAGGGGCAACACCAGCAGGAAAAGGAGTTATGGGAATAATTCCAGGAAGTATGACAGCACCAGGATTTTTGGTGAGAGGAAAAGGAGAAGAGAATGCAATAAACTCAGCCTCGCATGGTGCAGGAAGACAAATGAGCCGAACACAAGCTATTAAAAAAATCACCAAAAGCGAGATGCAACAAATTCTAACAGATCACGGTGTAACTCTTATTGGTGCAGGTTTAGATGAAGCGCCAATGGCTTATAAAGATATCAACCAAGTAATGGCAGCACAACAAGATTTAGTAGATGTCGTAGCGAAGTTCACACCAAAAATGGTCAGAATGGCTGATGATGGAAGTAGAGAAGATTAAGCAAACCTAACAGATTTTTTAGTTGCAAAGGTTCAAAGCTTCAGAGGAGCAAAGGCTCATAGGTTCAGAGTTACAGAGGTTCAAAGGTAGGAAATGTAGAAAAACTTTGCGTCTCAGCGTCTTTGCGAAAAACAGTCTCAATAAATGAAGCTTCAGAGACACAAAGCTTCAAAGGAGCAAAGGCTCAAAGACACAAAGTTTCAAAGGTACAAAGACATATAAGTTGGGAAAACTTTGCGTTTCTGTATCTTTGCGAGAAACAGTCTCAATAATGAAGCTTCAGAGTTTCAAAGGCATGCAAGCTAAAAAAACTTAGCGTCACAGCGTCTTTGCGAGAAACAGTCTCAATAAATGAAGCTTCAGAGACACAAAGCTTCAAAGACACAAAGGAGGAAAGGTTTAAAGGTACAAAAGCTAAAAAAACTTTGCGCCTCAGTGTCTTTGCGAGAAACAGTCTCAATAATGAAGCTTCAGAGATGTAAAGACACAAAGTAGGAAAGTTTCAAAGATATACAAGCAAAAAAACTTTGCGCCTCAGCGTCTTTGCGAGAAACAGTCTCAATAAATGAAGCTTCAGAGATGTAAAGACACAAAGTAGGAAAGTTTCAAAGATATACAAGCAAAAAAACTTTGCGTTTTAGCACCTTTGTGAAAAGCAGTATCAATAACTAATCATTCTACAGAGCTTGCTTAAACCTTTTTTAAATCTGCGTGAAAGAAAATATATCAACGGAAAACTAAGATTTAAAACTTCAAATGTTGTTTTACTGTTCGTTTTCTATATTTTTATCAGAACATTTTCACGAATGATTAAATAACCAAAGATGAAGTACTTTTTTTCGAGCATTGTATTGTTGTTTCTTATTAATAGTTCTTTTGCTAAAAACGTTGTAAATGATACAATTCCGTTTATAATCAATAATCAGAATACAATTTATGTCAAAGCAGTTTTTAATAAAAAAGACACTTTAAATTTAAATTTTGATACAGGAACATCCGAATTGATTTTGACTAATGATGTTTTAAAAAACAGATTAAATTCTGAAATAAAACTCTATAGTACTTTCTATAACTTAAAAATTGGAAAAACAAATTACCAAACAAAAGTTTATGATGCTCAATTATCAGGGCACGATACAGACGGAAGATTTGGTTGGGATTTTTTTAAGGACAAAGTAGTTGAACTTAATTATGATAAGAACATCATCATCGTTCATTCAGAAATACCAAAATATGTATTGAAAGACGATGCATATACAAAACTCGCCATCAAATTTTTTGATAATGTTTTTTCGGTAGAAAGTATTATTTCGCAAAGCGGAATCGAAATTAAAGATAGGTTTCTTTTTGATACAGGCTACCAGAGAACCGCAATGCTTGACAATGATTTGTTGAATGCAGAAAAGTTTCCCATAGAAAAAATGAAAGAGATTAAACGAGTTATTATGAAAGGAGCTCAAGGAAACGAAATTCCTGTTATTACCTCTAACTTAGAAAAGCTTATAATTGGAGATTATGAACTCAAAAATGTTCCAATTCAAAAGTTGACATCGTACAAACCATTAAAAGGTGTAAATATTCATATTTTAGGAAATGAAGTTCTGAAAAGGTTTAACACAATTTTTGATTTCCAAAATAACATTGTTTATTTAAAAAAGAACAAACTTTATAATGTAGAATATATTGATATGAAGAAAAGTGGAATATAACATTGTATTTTATAAACGCTAGAGGAAAGTTTAATTTTCATCTAACTTTGCTAATCTCCATAATTATTCTATTTTTGAAAAATATCAATAATTTAGTTCAAATTTAGTATCGAAATAATTATTAAGTAAGAATTTGCATTAATTTTTATAGGTTTTTTTAAGATTTAGTTGTAAGTTTGCTAAGCAAAAACATTATACCAAGGAGAAAATCTTAAAAATTTTTAACTTAACATAAACGAACCCACGTTACGTTGACGGTGCTAGTGATAGCCCTAATCTCATTCCTTGGAATGTTTTTGCACAACCGATCGTGGGTTTCGTGTACCTAATATTTTCAGAGATGCAAAAAGAAAATCATGAAGTATCAAATCAGGATGTAATTCCATCCATGGTTAATTTCCTATCTAATGTATGGTTAGAAGGAGATTTTAGGGAACAGCCTTTTTATTTACAGGAAATTTTCGAAATATTACTCGATACAGAGTATGGAAATGACCTCGATTTAAGGCGAAAAATGTTTAGCTGCTTAAGAACCAGCAGAAATTTAGCAACAGCTTTATCTCCATTTTCAGATAATGAAATTCATAAAGCTTTTATGGAAAGTGCTTTAAAAGCATCCTAAATTTCACTATTTCAATCTACATTAAAGCGTCCCGATATCAGGGCGCTTTTTTTGTTTTAGATGTTTTTTATTACCGTTTTAACTCCTTTCAATAGGATAATATGAGGCTAGTATAACTATTGAATGTAATTCATCGTCTTTATTATACTTAAATTAAAATGTTGAATATATCCAATCTACATCATATTTAAGAAAAACATTTCCCTCCGTTTTTTCTATTACATATACTTTAAAGTATTTGTGACTTCTAGATATTGGCATTGCATTAGACAAAGGAGTTTTTGTTTTAGTTCCTTTTTGAAACTCACTTATTTTTTTTTTGAAATATGAATATTCATTATCAGCTAGATTCTTGGGATCTTCTAAATGATATTTTTTGAAATTTTCATGACTTAGGGGCTTAGTTTTATTTGTTTTAGAATCAAAAAGAAAAGACTCTCCCTCCATATGGAAATATATTTTAGTACCCTCTTTTATTTTTTTGTCTCCCTTTAATTCATCAAAAAAGACATGTTTAATTGGTTTATTATAATTTTCATCACCACTATAAAACATATCATAAGAAGTTTTATTTGTTTGTGCTGTTATTACACCAAACACTAAAATCATGAGTATGCTAATTTTATTTTTCATTTAATTACAATTTTTGAACCATTATAAAAATCATTCCTAATTAAAATATTTATAGCTAGTTTTTTTAATTTTCAAAATATCAAGATTTATAATCTTTTCTGAATCTTTTTTTTTATCAATATAGAAACACCAATCCTAAGTAAAATATTGTTCCTTTATTATTCAATCGAAAAAAATGGTTCAACCTGAATATATTCTGTGTTTTTACCTTTTTTGCGTACTAGAAAAATGACGTATTGATCAAAATATCCTGTAAGTTTATAATCCTGTAGTTTTTCTTTTTT
The nucleotide sequence above comes from Flavobacterium branchiarum. Encoded proteins:
- a CDS encoding 3-hydroxyacyl-CoA dehydrogenase/enoyl-CoA hydratase family protein — its product is MKRTIKKIAVIGSGIMGSGIACHFANIGVEVLLLDIIPRELTEAETKKGLTLESKAVRNRIVNEHLTNSLKSKPSPIYSQKFASRITTGNTTDDMAKIANVDWIIEVVVERLDIKKLVFEQIEKFRKPGTLVTSNTSGIPIHFMSEGRSEDFQQHFCGTHFFNPARYLKLFEIIPGPKTSTEVLDFLNEYGSKFLGKTSVVAKDTPAFIGNRIGIYGIQSLFHLVKEMGLTIEEVDKLTGPVIGRPKSATFRTVDVVGLDTLVHVANGIYENCPTDEQHELFKLPDFITKMMENNWLGSKTGQGFYKKVDKDILTLDLDTLEYRAAKKANFATLELTKTIDKPINRFKVLVKGKDKAGEFYRKSFTGMFAYVSNRIPEIADELYKIDDAMKAGFGWENGPFEIWDAIGVENGIEIMKAEGLAPAAWVNDMIASGSKSFYSVKEGATYFYNIPTKSQTKVPGQDAFIILNNIRESKKVWSNSGAIIQDLGDGILNLEFQSKMNTIGGDVLQAINKAIDLSEKEYQGLVIGNQAANFSVGANIGMIFMMAVEQEYDELNMAIKMFQDTMMRVRYSGIPVVVAPHGMTFGGGCEMSLHADKVVAAAETYMGLVEFGVGVLPGGGGSKEMALRASDLFRKNDVELNVLQEYFLTIAMAKVSTSGYEAFDTGLLQHGKDIIVVNKDRQIAEAKKHALLMAEAGYTQPIRRTDVKVLGKQALGMFLVGTDQMEAGKYISEHDKKIANKLAYVMAGGDLSEATLVSEQYLLDIEREAFLSLCTERKTLERIQYMLTKGKPLRN
- a CDS encoding MarR family winged helix-turn-helix transcriptional regulator encodes the protein MKEKTIDYILRATWQAVSRMYNEEAAKYDATMATGFALLSIDKEEGTPSTALGPRMGMEATSLTRTLKSMEEKGLIVRKKNPTDGRGVLIYLTDFGKEKRDLSKNTVLKFNETVRNHVSEEKLKHFIEVSEIINELIQDKNIFNQTEKIENETHN
- a CDS encoding helix-turn-helix transcriptional regulator, which encodes MSQNKNALIRYKTIDKCLQNQYRTWTLDDLIEACSDALFEFEGRENPVSKRTIQMDIQLMRSEKLGYNAPIVVYDKKFYKYDEEGFSITNIPLTETDMNVLTETVSMLKQFKDFSLFSDVSDILQRLEDKIYSEKSHTNSVIYLDKNENLKGLHYLDEIYQAIIKKIVLVITYKSFKSREEQQFNFHPLILKEFNNRWFLVGKKKSKAPITNLALDRIIKIDYDFNLPYIDENFDAEAFYKDVVGVTVNEGMEARTIKLWVDRENAPYVITKPLHNSQKIEKENEDGSIIISLKLKINYEIERVLLGFGDGLEVLSPSKLRTRIKDKLKNAYHKYKD
- a CDS encoding RtcB family protein, whose protein sequence is MKTQINGFELIELGFPQGEAIGVALKINSKRNGFTRDAMIAKFKSVLETPDNYIEDAIFSKLAIALIEKANEKPEDFIALNLNPDTYSAYGLEHIEDGARKQMEVAMQLPVTVAGALMPDAHQGYGLPIGGVLATKNAVIPYGVGVDIGCRMALSVYDIPEGYYFENEDKFKRELIAHSKFGAGHGFHGQYKADHAVLSNEAFNMSPFVKNLKDKAWSQLGSSGGGNHFVEFGIMEFAQDDAILNIPKGKYVALLTHSGSRGMGATLAGHYTKMAKDVCKLPDVAKNLAYLDMNSQLGQEYWIAMNLAGDYASACHEIIHSKMEKALGAVVLAKVENHHNFAWKEIWNGEEVIVHRKGATPAGKGVMGIIPGSMTAPGFLVRGKGEENAINSASHGAGRQMSRTQAIKKITKSEMQQILTDHGVTLIGAGLDEAPMAYKDINQVMAAQQDLVDVVAKFTPKMVRMADDGSRED
- a CDS encoding clan AA aspartic protease is translated as MKYFFSSIVLLFLINSSFAKNVVNDTIPFIINNQNTIYVKAVFNKKDTLNLNFDTGTSELILTNDVLKNRLNSEIKLYSTFYNLKIGKTNYQTKVYDAQLSGHDTDGRFGWDFFKDKVVELNYDKNIIIVHSEIPKYVLKDDAYTKLAIKFFDNVFSVESIISQSGIEIKDRFLFDTGYQRTAMLDNDLLNAEKFPIEKMKEIKRVIMKGAQGNEIPVITSNLEKLIIGDYELKNVPIQKLTSYKPLKGVNIHILGNEVLKRFNTIFDFQNNIVYLKKNKLYNVEYIDMKKSGI